The Salvia miltiorrhiza cultivar Shanhuang (shh) chromosome 1, IMPLAD_Smil_shh, whole genome shotgun sequence genome has a window encoding:
- the LOC131010764 gene encoding uncharacterized protein LOC131010764, with amino-acid sequence MALKLEAAAILILTLWLYPTTPQAQWLPHLPPPHPLPLPLPLPDSPRPLCVSQLALVNRACGRLPYARVPPPSPPSPPSPPAGEGGHHHHHAARREGYVETAAEEECCRWLKEVDTVCVCDLLVHLPPFMTRPVHEYKVVVDDSCEVSFGCASRLVKF; translated from the coding sequence ATGGCCCTCAAATTAGAAGCAGCCGCCATTCTGATCCTCACCCTCTGGCTCTACCCCACCACCCCACAAGCCCAATGGCTCCCCCACCTGCCGCCGCCGCATCCGCTGCCACTGCCGCTACCGCTGCCGGATTCTCCAAGGCCACTCTGCGTATCCCAGCTCGCATTGGTGAACCGCGCGTGCGGACGTCTGCCGTATGCACGAGTCCCTCCACCGTCCCCACCGTCCCCGCCGTCGCCTCCCGCCGGCGAAGGcggccaccaccaccaccacgcgGCGCGGAGGGAAGGGTACGTGGagacggcggcggaggaggagtgCTGCCGGTGGCTGAAGGAGGTGGAcaccgtgtgtgtgtgtgatctGCTGGTGCATCTGCCGCCGTTTATGACGAGGCCGGTCCACGAGTACAAGGTGGTCGTCGACGACAGCTGTGAGGTCAGCTTCGGCTGCGCCTCCAGGTTGGTCAAGTTCTGA